The sequence below is a genomic window from bacterium.
GGGAACGGCGCGGTCGTGGAGGCGGTGGAGGACCCCTTCCTGCCGGAACTCGCCCTCGGGGCCGCGTCGGGAAAAATCCTCGCGACGCTGGGGAACGCGGGTTGGGCGGTCGAGATTTCCCACGACCGCACCCCCCTCGGCGAGCACTTCATCCTCGAGGGTCGGCGGGGGGACCGGCTCATCCGGTACACCTACGACTCCGCGGAGAACCTGGCGGAGGTCGTTTACGCCGAGCCGCACCCGCCCGACGAGACGCGCACCGAGGCCTACGGGGCGTGGCTCGACGTTTTGAAGGAAACCTTCGGCGAGCCGGAGGTTTCTGGCTCTTTCCATCACTGGGAAACCGGCGTGTACGTAGTGGACATCGGGGCGGAGGACTTCGATTTCGGCGACGGCTCCCCGGCCCCCGTCGTCCGGATAACGATCGCCCGGCTCCCCTAGACCGCGGACGGACCCCGTTCCCGAACCAGGCTCAGTTGCGGCGGAATCGGCTCGAAGCCGAGTTTGTTATTGATGGCGAGCATGGGGGCGTTCTCCCGGGCGTTGCCGGTCACGAGCGCCGGCACGCCCCGCTTTTTGTAGAGCTCCATGGCGGCGTACTTGAGCGCCGTGGCGATGCCCCGCCCGCGGCGGGCCGGGACCGTGCCCGTGATGAGCGGCATGGCCGGCGCGTTCTTCCCCCCGGGGAGCACCAGCCCCGTCACGCCCACAAACTCCGCCCCGTCCAGGGCGACGACGTAAGTAGTCCGGTCCATGGAAGGGCTCTCGAAGGCCCGCTTCCACTCCTCGAAGTCCTGCATGCGGTAGGGGACGGCGTGCGGCACGTCGGCCTCCGAGTCCTCGAAGATGCGCCACAGCCGCCGTTCCT
It includes:
- a CDS encoding GNAT family protein produces the protein MGRITYPRNGSWRASSARGTAASWLARPSPADFTERLRRVELEGIVIRPYAEINDNDKERRLWRIFEDSEADVPHAVPYRMQDFEEWKRAFESPSMDRTTYVVALDGAEFVGVTGLVLPGGKNAPAMPLITGTVPARRGRGIATALKYAAMELYKKRGVPALVTGNARENAPMLAINNKLGFEPIPPQLSLVRERGPSAV